A region of Primulina huaijiensis isolate GDHJ02 unplaced genomic scaffold, ASM1229523v2 scaffold23605, whole genome shotgun sequence DNA encodes the following proteins:
- the LOC140967110 gene encoding uncharacterized protein, which produces MALVSSFLVNFQSPKIVDLFFELMEFISPIWIALVVGVFVGWAWKPKWANQNIKLVDFTSIKEEPKPDDSLSTSRSETVFPQFYASMPSLSSLKLQLPSYISRLPDSGLEKENSSLPSVSSHNLSSSKLENGKSSIMNWDDCKHFHNLVEEKDGGPAWIQMMNRSTLSMSYQAWRRDPENGPPQYRSRTIYEDATPEMLRDFFWDDEFRSKWDDMLIHYETLDECPTTGTMHVQWVRKFPFFCSDREYIIGRRIWQSGNAYYCVTKGVPSSSVPRLSKPRRVDLYYSSWCIRAAESKRDGRTTACEILLFHHEDMGIPWEIAKLGVRQGMWGAVKKIEPGLRAYQKHRASGATLSRSALMAQVNTKVCVDSLESLENGSDSSSIVEPQYSKGDKHSRGGIAKMLVIGGVIALACSFDGGLLTKAVIFGVARRFAKVGRRL; this is translated from the exons ATGGCGTTGGTTTCTTCTTTTCTTGTGAATTTTCAGAGTCCCAAAATTGTGGATCTGTTCTTTGAGCTGATGGAGTTCATATCGCCCATCTGGATAGCTCTGGTCGTTGGAGTTTTTGTGGGTTGGGCATGGAAGCCTAAATGGGCTAATCAGAACATCAAACTTGTTGATTTTACTTCAATTAAGGAAGAGCCAAAGCCAGATGATTCATTATCTACGTCAAGATCGGAAACGGTGTTTCCACAATTCTACGCTTCTATGCCAAGCTTGAGCTCATTGAAACTGCAATTACCCAGTTACATTTCTAGGTTACCTGATTCTGGTCTTGAGAAGGAAAACTCTTCATTGCCTTCTGTTTCTAGTCATAATTTAAG TTCGTCGAAGTTGGAGAATGGCAAATCAAGCATTATGAATTGGGATGattgtaaacattttcataatttgGTCGAGGAAAAAGATGGGGGCCCTGCTTGGATCCAGATGATGAATAGGTCAACGCTCAGTATGAGCTACCAGGCTTGGAGAAGAGATCCCGAG aATGGACCTCCGCAATATCGTAGCCGAACTATTTATGAAGATGCCACGCCTGAGATGTTGAGGGATTTCTTCTGGGATGATGAGTTTAGGTCGAAATGGGACGATATGTTAATACACTACGAAACTTTGGATGAATGCCCCACCACAGGGACGATGCATGTTCAATGGGTGCGCAAG TTTCCCTTCTTTTGTAGCGACAGAGAATACATCATAGGTCGTCGAATTTGGCAATCTGGAAATGCTTATTATTGTGTAACAAAG GGAGTGCCATCCTCCTCCGTGCCCCGTCTCAGTAAACCAAGGCGTGTAGATTTATATTATTCTAGTTGGTGCATCCGCGCAG CTGAGTCAAAGAGAGATGGTCGAACAACTGCTTGTGAGATTCTCCTGTTCCATCACGAAGACATGGGTATTCCTTGGGAGATTGCAAAACTAGGTGTGCGTCAAGGCATGTGGGGTGCTGTCAAGAAAATCGAGCCTGGGTTGCGTGCGTACCAGAAGCACAGGGCGTCTGGAGCAACTCTTTCTCGCAGCGCTTTAATGGCTCAAGTAAACACTAAAGTTTGTGTCGACTCATTAGAATCCCTAGAGAATGGCTCCGACAGTTCATCAATTGTCGAGCCTCAGTATTCAAAGGGGGACAAGCATTCGAGAGGTGGGATAGCGAAGATGTTAGTCATTGGAGGGGTCATTGCGCTAGCTTGTTCTTTTGATGGAGGGCTCTTGACCAAGGCTGTTATATTTGGAGTTGCAAGAAGATTTGCCAAAGTCGGTAGGAGGTTGTAA
- the LOC140967112 gene encoding soluble inorganic pyrophosphatase PPA1-like yields MADNGGSPVAPHRRAPRLNERILSSLSRRSVAAHPWHDLEIGRGAPEIINVVIEIPKGSKVKYELDKKTGLIKVDRILYSSVVYPHNYGFIPRTLCEDNDPMDVLVLMQEPVVPGCFLRARAIGLMPMIDQGEKDDKIIAVCADDPEYRHYTDISQLAPHRLTEIRRFFEDYKKNEHKEVAVDEFLPSETAKDAIQHSMDLYAEYILQTLRK; encoded by the exons ATGGCCGACAACGGTGGATCTCCAGTAGCACCTCATAGGCGGGCTCCTCGTTTAAATGAGAGAATCCTTTCATCTTTGTCAAGGAGATCAGTTGCAGCTCATCCTTGGCATGACCTTGAGATCG GCCGCGGAGCACCTGAAATTATTAATGTT GTGATCGAGATACCCAAAGGAAGTAAAGTGAAATATGAACTTGACAAAAAAACTGGTCTGATCAAG GTTGATCGCATATTGTATTCATCAGTGGTCTATCCTCATAACTACGGTTTCATTCCACGAACTCTATGTGAAGATAATGACCCTATGGACGTTCTAGTCCTAATGCAG GAGCCTGTCGTCCCAGGCTGTTTTCTCAGGGCCAGAGCTATTGGACTGATGCCTATGATTGACCAG GGAGAGAAGGATGATAAAATAATTGCGGTATGTGCTGACGATCCAGAGTATCGCCACTACACAGATATCAGTCAGCTGGCACCTCATAGGCTAACTGAAATCCGGCGCTTCTTTGAAGACT ACAAGAAGAATGAACACAAAGAAGTAGCAGTGGACGAGTTTTTGCCTTCCGAAACTGCCAAGGATGCCATTCAACACTCCAT GGACCTTTATGCTGAGTACATCTTGCAGACCTTAAGGAAATAA